A DNA window from Impatiens glandulifera isolate HB10 chloroplast, complete genome contains the following coding sequences:
- the atpH gene encoding AtpH, protein MNPLISAASVIAAGLAVGLASIGPGVGQGTAAGQAVEGIARQPEAEGKIRGTLLLSLAFMEALTIYGLVVALALLFANPFV, encoded by the coding sequence ATGAATCCACTTATTTCTGCCGCTTCTGTTATTGCTGCTGGATTGGCCGTAGGCCTTGCTTCTATTGGACCTGGAGTTGGTCAAGGAACTGCTGCGGGCCAAGCTGTAGAAGGTATCGCGAGACAGCCTGAGGCAGAGGGAAAAATACGAGGTACTTTATTGCTTAGTTTAGCTTTTATGGAAGCTTTAACAATTTATGGACTGGTTGTAGCATTAGCACTTTTATTTGCAAATCCTTTTGTTTAA
- the atpI gene encoding AtpI, with protein MNVLSCSINTLKGLYDISGVEVGQHLYWKIGSFQVHGQVLITSWVVIAILLGSATIAVRNPQIIPTGSQNFFEYVLEFIRDVSQTQIGEEYGPWVPFIGTMFLFIFVSNWSGALLPWKIIQLLHGELAAPTNDINTTVALALLTSVAYFYAGLSKKGLGYFAKYIQPTPILLPINILEDFTKPLSLSFRLFGNILADELVVVVLVSLVPLVVPIPVMFLGLFTSGIQALIFATLAAAYIGESMEGHH; from the coding sequence ATGAATGTTCTATCATGTTCTATCAATACACTAAAAGGGTTATATGATATATCTGGTGTCGAAGTTGGCCAACATTTATATTGGAAAATAGGAAGTTTCCAAGTCCACGGCCAAGTACTTATTACTTCTTGGGTTGTAATTGCTATCCTATTAGGTTCAGCCACTATAGCTGTTCGAAACCCACAAATCATTCCAACTGGTAGTCAGAATTTCTTCGAATATGTCCTTGAATTCATTCGAGATGTGAGTCAAACCCAAATTGGGGAAGAATATGGTCCTTGGGTTCCCTTTATTGGAACTATGTTTCTTTTTATTTTTGTTTCGAATTGGTCAGGAGCTCTTTTACCTTGGAAAATCATACAATTGCTTCATGGGGAGTTAGCCGCACCCACAAATGATATAAATACTACTGTTGCGTTGGCTTTACTCACATCAGTGGCATATTTCTATGCGGGTCTTAGCAAAAAAGGATTGGGTTATTTCGCGAAATACATTCAACCAACTCCAATCCTTTTACCTATTAATATTTTAGAAGATTTCACAAAACCCTTATCACTTAGTTTTCGACTTTTCGGGAATATATTAGCCGATGAATTAGTAGTTGTTGTTCTTGTTTCTTTAGTACCCTTAGTGGTCCCTATACCTGTTATGTTCCTTGGATTATTTACAAGTGGTATTCAAGCTCTTATTTTTGCAACTTTAGCTGCGGCTTATATAGGTGAATCCATGGAGGGACATCATTGA